Proteins co-encoded in one Phycodurus eques isolate BA_2022a chromosome 21, UOR_Pequ_1.1, whole genome shotgun sequence genomic window:
- the sec22c gene encoding vesicle-trafficking protein SEC22c, with protein sequence MSLILFAFVVRLRDGLPLSASTDFEHNRELQERKQQLRTISKTLALFPDRAAVKGQELNIYLVSSEGVTYMSVCHCSIPIAMAFCFLEDLRWEFTTCYNHSVVSLADRPYPFLEFDCTIQKLKQQYNHRGGPALQVTLTEVQEDLRLRPPQILTVEEVELTNGSANGHVPQSAASGQIVKLEPVTGPGILSLVLNIMCASLNVTRGVHLIEYTFQDDYNSVWNIVAFLVAFICCLLQCHLYVFHSPRKAAKSLGLLSAVILCNVFLHGLRNAWQIAFHIGVASLSTALILRRKVQDRSNDCGV encoded by the exons ATGTCTCTGATCCTGTTCGCCTTCGTGGTGCGACTGAGGGATGGACTCCCTCTTTCCGCCTCCACCGACTTTGAGCACAACCGAGAGCTGCAGGAGAGGAAGCAGCAGCTCAGGACCATCAGCAAGACACTGGCCCTCTTCCCAGACAGAGCCGCGGTCAAGGGCCAAGAGCTCAACATATA CTTGGTGTCTTCAGAGGGCGTAACCTACATGAGCGTGTGCCACTGCAGTATTCCCATTGCGATGGCCTTCTGCTTCCTGGAAGACCTGCGCTGGGAATTCACAACCTGCTACAATCACAGCGTTGTGTCACTGGCAGACAGACCATATCCATTTTTGGAATTTG ACTGCACCATTCAGAAGCTGAAGCAGCAGTACAACCACCGGGGTGGCCCGGCTCTGCAGGTCACCTTGACGGAGGTCCAGGAGGACCTGAGGCTCCGCCCACCACAGATTCTCACCGTGGAGGAGGTTGAGCTCACCAACGGCTCTGCAAACGGCCACGTGCCGCAATCGGCCGCCTCTG GCCAGATTGTAAAACTGGAACCAGTGACGGGGCCTGGCATCCTTTCGCTGGTCCTCAACATTATGTGTGCATCCTTAAATGTCACCCGCGGCGTACACCTCATAGAATACACATTCCAG GATGACTACAACAGCGTGTGGAACATCGTGGCTTTCCTTGTGGCATTCATTTGCTGCCTGCTTCAG TGCCACCTGTACGTCTTCCACTCCCCCCGAAAAGCAGCCAAGTCCCTGGGCCTGCTGAGCGCCGTCATCCTATGCAACGTCTTCCTCCACGGGCTGAGGAACGCCTGGCAAATAGCCTTCCACATTGGTGTGGCCTCGCTGTCAACTGCGCTCATCCTCCGACGTAAAGTCCAAGACAGGAGCAACGACTGCGGAGTCTGA
- the mos gene encoding proto-oncogene serine/threonine-protein kinase mos produces the protein MPSPVPPARVLPKDIYPSVDIGTCSSPLSKHSFGSTLQVPSQRHQGKVASRLWSSVIYWKELHDVQPVGSGGFGSVYKAKYLGETVALKKVKRCTKNKLASRQSFWAELNAAHLRHRNVVRVIAATTCVPADFGDERSIGTIVMEYVGSRNLQQIIYGCAEEPLQPDRWLKHSSDMAHGLHFLHSHKIVHLDIKPANVLVSGEDVCKIADFGCSVQLDTKREARDVVPMSHAGGTYTHRAPELLKGEGISDKSDIFSFGITMWQLITREQPYTGDRQHVLYAVVAHNLRPKVEGRDEFQSERGRLCKALLSGCWAAETRWRFSARDVIAQLEQLQAKL, from the coding sequence ATGCCTTCTCCAGTCCCTCCCGCCCGCGTGCTTCCCAAAGACATTTATCCTTCCGTGGACATCGGGACGTGTAGTAGCCCCTTATCCAAGCACTCATTCGGCTCCACCTTACAGGTCCCGTCGCAGAGACACCAAGGTAAAGTTGCCAGCCGGCTGTGGTCCTCCGTCATCTACTGGAAAGAGCTGCATGACGTCCAGCCTGTCGGTTCCGGGGGCTTCGGCTCTGTCTACAAGGCCAAATACCTCGGGGAGACGGTGGCGTTGAAAAAAGTCAAGAGATGCACCAAAAACAAACTGGCCTCTCGTCAGAGCTTTTGGGCGGAACTGAACGCCGCGCACCTCCGTCATCGCAACGTCGTGCGCGTCATCGCGGCCACCACTTGCGTGCCCGCGGACTTCGGAGACGAGAGGAGCATCGGAACGATCGTGATGGAATACGTGGGGAGCAGGAATCTGCAGCAGATTATCTACGGCTGTGCTGAGGAGCCACTGCAGCCGGACAGGTGGCTCAAACACTCTTCGGATATGGCGCACGGTTTGCACTTCCTTCACTCCCACAAGATCGTCCACCTGGACATCAAACCAGCCAACGTGTTGGTGTCCGGTGAGGACGTGTGCAAGATCGCGGACTTCGGCTGCTCCGTGCAGCTCGATACCAAACGTGAAGCTCGTGACGTCGTCCCGATGAGTCACGCCGGTGGCACGTACACGCACCGAGCGCCGGAATTGCTCAAAGGCGAAGGCATCTCTGACAAATCGGATATTTTCTCCTTCGGGATTACCATGTGGCAGCTGATCACGAGGGAGCAGCCCTACACTGGCGACAGGCAGCACGTGCTCTACGCGGTGGTTGCTCACAACCTGCGGCCAAAGGTCGAGGGCCGAGACGAGTTCCAGTCGGAGCGCGGCAGGCTGTGCAAGGCTTTGCTGAGCGGATGTTGGGCCGCGGAGACCCGCTGGAGATTCAGTGCCCGTGACGTCATCGCGCAACTGGAGCAGCTCCAGGCAAAATTGTGA
- the plag1 gene encoding zinc finger protein PLAG1 → MATGTQGHLDQGVEKAKLAPPMGRRRRAEGKPKRNFPCQDCQKAFNSLEKLKVHSYSHTGERPYCCSHPGCTKAFVSKYKLLRHMATHSPEKTHKCSYCEKMFHRKDHLKNHLHIHDPYKEAFACQECGKSYNTKLGFKRHLALHAANSGDLTCQVCLQPFPSTGVLLEHLKSHAGKSSGGAKEKKHHCEHCERQFYTRKDVRRHMVVHTGRKDFLCQYCAQRFGRKDHLTRHVKKSHPQELLRVKTEPADLLEPVVYDLVSGGVKGELPDTLTTTPHRHNFYTGPILDSEPFSNAAHLLSLKYPLGSNITSYTVSSQEREQNLKGELESYLLELQSGMPSSSSAAPEPQLPICKLETGDRVDMLEESSEERSLSKIATSVATAALASDSLASSSSLMDFSQLFNFLPLHGPLYNHTGGSEGQHTLNEENVHLHLPPEASEGPEAAQSPLQSQASFICNLSTPTTLPRFHQAFQ, encoded by the exons ATGGCCACAGGAACGCAGGGCCACCTAGACCAAGGTGTGGAGAAAGCAAAGCTCGCACCACCCATGGGGAGGCGCAGAAGAGCAGAGGGAAAGCCAAAAAGGAATTTCCCTTGCCAGGACTGCCAGAAAGCTTTCAACAGTCTGGAGAAGTTGAAGGTGCATTCTTACTCTCACACCGGCGAGAGACCCTACTGCTGCTCCCACCCCGGCTGCACCAAGGCTTTCGTCTCCAAATACAAGTTGCTAAG GCATATGGCAACTCACTCACCAGAAAAAACCCACAAGTGTTCATACTGTGAAAAAATGTTTCACCGCAAGGATCACTTAAAGAATCACCTGCACATCCATGACCCATATAAGGAGGCGTTTGCATGTCAGGAGTGCGGAAAGAGCTACAACACCAAGCTGGGCTTCAAGCGCCACCTTGCCCTTCACGCTGCCAATAGTGGAGATCTCACCTGCCAAGTGTGCCTGCAGCCCTTCCCTAGTACCGGAGTGCTTCTGGAACACCTCAAAAGTCATGCTGGCAAGTCCTCGGGtggggccaaagagaaaaagcatCACTGCGAGCATTGCGAGCGGCAGTTTTATACCCGTAAAGATGTCCGGCGTCACATGGTGGTTCACACGGGACGTAAGGACTTCCTGTGTCAATACTGTGCTCAGCGGTTCGGGAGGAAGGACCACCTGACGCGTCATGTTAAGAAGAGTCACCCTCAGGAACTGCTGAGGGTGAAAACTGAGCCAGCTGATTTGCTGGAGCCTGTTGTCTATGACTTGGTATCCGGGGGCGTTAAGGGAGAACTCCCGGACACGCTGACAACAACGCCACATCGGCACAACTTTTATACCGGCCCCATCCTGGACTCGGAGCCTTTCTCCAACGCTGCACACCTGCTCTCGTTAAAATACCCGTTGGGCTCCAACATTACCTCATACACTGTCTCCTCACAGGAACGGGAGCAGAATCTAAAGGGAGAACTGGAGAGCTATCTATTGGAGCTACAGAGCGGCATGCCCTCCTCGTCCTCTGCGGCACCAGAACCGCAACTCCCTATCTGCAAACTTGAGACGGGCGATCGTGTGGACATGCTGGAAGAATCAAGTGAGGAAAGGTCCTTGTCCAAAATTGCCACATCGGTGGCAACAGCTGCTTTGGCAAGCGACTCACTCGCCTCGTCCTCCTCCCTGATGGACTTCTCGCAGCTTTTCAACTTCTTACCGCTACACGGGCCCCTCTACAACCATACAGGGGGCAGCGAGGGGCAGCACACACTGAACGAAGAGAACGTACATCTCCACCTGCCCCCCGAGGCCTCCGAAGGCCCAGAGGCTGCGCAGAGTCCACTTCAAAGCCAAGCCTCCTTTATTTGCAACTTGAGCACACCCACCACATTGCCCCGCTTCCATCAGGCTTTTCAGTGA